One stretch of Eggerthella lenta DSM 2243 DNA includes these proteins:
- a CDS encoding shikimate kinase produces MAEKDNIVLIGMPGAGKSTLGIVLAKILNYDFIDADLVIQNSCDKTLQKLIDACGPEGFIQVENEILRELNASKSIIATGGSAVYSDEAMKHLAEIGTIVYLKITYDQLVSRLSDLQERGVVLKGGIGMSLRELYDERLPLYEQYAEVTVDVNDLSITAAARKVADALKQA; encoded by the coding sequence ATGGCAGAAAAAGACAACATCGTGCTCATCGGCATGCCCGGCGCCGGCAAATCTACCCTCGGCATCGTGCTGGCGAAGATCTTGAACTACGACTTCATCGACGCCGACCTCGTCATCCAGAACAGCTGCGACAAGACGCTGCAGAAGCTCATCGACGCGTGCGGTCCCGAGGGCTTCATCCAGGTGGAGAACGAGATTCTGCGCGAGCTGAACGCGTCGAAGTCCATCATCGCCACGGGCGGCTCGGCCGTGTACTCCGACGAGGCCATGAAGCATCTCGCCGAGATCGGGACCATCGTGTATCTGAAGATCACGTACGACCAGCTGGTCAGCCGTCTGAGCGACCTGCAGGAGCGCGGCGTGGTGCTGAAGGGAGGCATCGGCATGAGCCTGCGCGAGCTGTACGACGAGCGTCTGCCGCTGTACGAGCAGTACGCCGAAGTCACCGTCGACGTGAACGACCTGTCCATCACCGCCGCCGCCCGCAAAGTGGCCGACGCCCTGAAGCAAGCGTAA
- a CDS encoding type II secretion system F family protein translates to MATKMLESSAVSAFCESVAVMHSAGIQMDEAVFLLGENMEDAAFKRACDDVYKELIVGKPLALAMDDSGCFPSHVVDMVGAGEHAGRLENVLWSLARYYDEEDRLYAKIKNAIAYPAALLCVMSAILLFTVIVILPVFVDVYHGLTGNLTAGSFGYVNASIIIGWIALGVTLLCTVLVVLGVLAGRSAAGRQRLLRLFEKAPLTRGPMRQMAVSRFTAALATFVAAGVDTDTAMEKAVAMVDHGNLKSQLEAVRMQMTDPAQAKSLAQAIFDNNVFEPIYARMLVVGTRSGSLETVLASLSDTFFDDSIVRLDGLIDSVEPTLAAFLTVGVGATLIAVMLPLIGIMGSIG, encoded by the coding sequence ATGGCCACGAAGATGCTTGAGAGCAGCGCTGTTTCCGCCTTCTGCGAAAGCGTCGCCGTCATGCACTCCGCCGGCATCCAGATGGACGAAGCCGTCTTTCTGCTGGGCGAGAACATGGAAGACGCCGCGTTCAAACGCGCGTGCGACGACGTATACAAAGAACTCATCGTCGGCAAGCCCCTGGCGCTCGCAATGGACGATTCAGGATGTTTCCCCTCCCACGTCGTCGACATGGTGGGCGCAGGCGAGCACGCGGGCCGCTTAGAGAACGTGCTGTGGAGCTTGGCGAGATACTACGACGAGGAAGATCGCCTGTACGCCAAGATAAAGAACGCGATCGCCTACCCGGCTGCGCTGCTGTGCGTCATGTCGGCAATCCTGCTGTTCACCGTCATCGTGATTCTACCCGTGTTCGTGGATGTGTACCATGGCCTCACCGGCAACTTGACGGCCGGCTCCTTCGGATACGTGAACGCTTCCATCATCATAGGCTGGATCGCTCTGGGCGTTACGCTGCTGTGCACCGTGCTCGTAGTGCTGGGCGTGCTGGCCGGCCGCTCGGCGGCAGGGCGCCAGCGCTTGCTGCGCCTGTTCGAAAAGGCGCCCCTCACGCGCGGACCTATGCGCCAGATGGCCGTTAGTCGGTTCACCGCGGCGCTCGCCACGTTCGTAGCTGCCGGCGTGGACACCGATACCGCTATGGAGAAGGCCGTGGCCATGGTGGACCATGGGAACTTGAAATCCCAGCTGGAAGCGGTGCGGATGCAGATGACGGATCCCGCCCAGGCCAAGAGCCTCGCGCAAGCCATCTTCGACAACAACGTCTTCGAGCCCATCTACGCCCGCATGCTGGTCGTGGGCACGCGCTCTGGCAGCTTGGAAACCGTGCTGGCAAGCCTGTCTGACACGTTCTTCGACGACTCTATCGTGCGCCTCGACGGTCTTATCGACAGCGTCGAGCCCACGCTGGCCGCGTTCCTCACCGTGGGCGTGGGGGCTACGCTCATCGCGGTCATGCTCCCGCTCATCGGCATCATGGGATCGATCGGCTAG
- a CDS encoding DMT family transporter, which produces MSALLFAVHIVYVSKFSGTNDVLVLTVMQFFIGGACGVACGACFETLSPAWALTPEFFWNMAYLVIFASCVALVIQNVALAHVPPAQASLFLRLESVFGVLFSVLLYGEQVGLKLIVGFVLIFGAILVSEMFPLKRKDVATNQLEAVPVELP; this is translated from the coding sequence TGTCGAAGTTCTCGGGGACGAACGACGTGCTGGTGCTCACGGTGATGCAGTTCTTCATCGGCGGCGCGTGCGGCGTGGCGTGCGGCGCCTGCTTCGAGACGCTCTCTCCCGCGTGGGCCCTCACGCCCGAGTTCTTCTGGAACATGGCCTACCTGGTCATCTTCGCGTCGTGCGTGGCGCTGGTCATCCAGAACGTGGCGCTGGCGCATGTGCCGCCCGCGCAGGCGTCGCTGTTCCTCCGTCTGGAATCGGTGTTCGGCGTGCTGTTCAGCGTGCTTCTGTACGGTGAGCAGGTGGGGCTCAAGCTGATCGTGGGATTCGTGCTGATCTTCGGCGCCATCCTGGTCAGCGAGATGTTCCCCCTGAAACGCAAGGACGTTGCAACCAATCAACTGGAAGCGGTGCCGGTCGAGCTGCCATGA
- a CDS encoding type IV pilus twitching motility protein PilT, protein MKLEQLLQEMVDAKASDVFIIAGLPLAYSVSGRQVRLDSAPFKPADTEAFVGAIYEASGRNMDTFMQNGNHDDDFSFALPGIGRFRANVFRQRGSYGAVIRVIPFGLPDPAEFHIPDEVLRLAKFQKGLVLVTGPAGAGKSTTLACIIDRLNHERSGHIITMEDPIEYVHKHGTCIVTQREVPTDVATYSEALRSAMRESPDVILLGEMRDQDTIGTAVTAAEMAQLLFSTLHTTGAAGTVDRIIDAFPASQQRQIRIQLSMVLQAIVSQQLVPTVDGGTAPAFEIMITNTAIRNLIREEKTHQLDSAIASGGAEGMRTMDQSLFDLVKSGRVAKEMALQYSIHQEALEKRFETEGL, encoded by the coding sequence ATGAAACTGGAGCAGCTCTTGCAAGAGATGGTGGACGCGAAGGCATCCGACGTCTTCATTATCGCAGGACTTCCTTTGGCGTACAGCGTGAGCGGCCGCCAGGTTCGACTGGATTCGGCACCGTTCAAGCCGGCCGACACCGAGGCCTTCGTCGGAGCCATCTACGAGGCATCTGGCCGCAACATGGACACCTTCATGCAGAACGGCAATCACGACGACGACTTCTCGTTCGCCCTGCCCGGCATCGGGCGCTTCCGCGCGAACGTCTTCCGTCAGCGCGGTTCGTACGGAGCGGTCATCCGCGTCATCCCCTTCGGCCTGCCCGATCCGGCGGAATTCCACATCCCCGACGAGGTGCTGCGCCTGGCCAAGTTCCAGAAGGGGCTCGTGCTGGTCACCGGCCCGGCGGGCGCCGGCAAGTCCACGACGCTGGCATGCATCATCGACCGCTTGAACCATGAACGTTCCGGCCACATCATCACGATGGAAGACCCCATCGAGTACGTGCACAAGCACGGCACCTGCATCGTCACGCAGCGCGAAGTGCCCACCGACGTGGCAACGTACAGCGAGGCCCTGCGCTCGGCCATGCGCGAGAGCCCTGACGTCATCCTGCTGGGCGAGATGCGCGACCAGGACACCATCGGCACTGCGGTGACTGCGGCCGAGATGGCGCAGCTGCTGTTCTCTACGCTGCACACTACGGGCGCCGCGGGCACGGTGGATCGCATCATCGACGCCTTCCCCGCTTCGCAGCAGCGCCAAATCCGCATTCAGCTGTCCATGGTGCTGCAGGCAATCGTGTCGCAGCAGCTTGTGCCCACCGTCGACGGCGGCACGGCGCCGGCCTTCGAGATCATGATCACGAACACAGCAATCCGCAACCTTATTCGCGAGGAGAAGACGCATCAGCTGGACAGCGCCATCGCCTCGGGCGGTGCCGAGGGCATGCGCACGATGGATCAGAGCTTGTTCGATCTCGTGAAGAGCGGACGCGTAGCAAAAGAGATGGCGCTGCAGTACAGCATCCATCAAGAGGCGCTTGAGAAGCGCTTCGAAACAGAAGGCCTGTAG
- a CDS encoding transglutaminase domain-containing protein: MHLLGITAAGRKRRDGACTPQHRRARTLRAIVRSACAAVLATTLVALGGCSENDAVGKTSNPSGGQSQTSGPAYERPELALSPFDQAAAGGENGVSIDASNLAKGYVAVSATASTRLKLQVSFEGSETQYYFDLPSDGTPISCPLVQGSGAYTFTVWENTTGQRYSELYSLADQPVTLADEFQPFIRPSVYCDYDASSKSTQLANDLSADAQNEGDVVRGIYDWIVENIAYDEDKAARLADATGYLPNPDSCIADGAGICFDYASLAAAMLRSQGIPCKIITGYVSPDNIYHAWNMVYIDGTWVDAHIDIKQNTWTRIDTTFAAGSGSSYVGDGIAYTDLYTY; encoded by the coding sequence ATGCACCTGCTCGGCATCACAGCCGCTGGACGGAAACGACGCGACGGAGCTTGCACGCCGCAACATCGGCGCGCCCGCACGCTGCGTGCGATCGTCCGCAGCGCGTGCGCGGCGGTTCTGGCGACGACGCTCGTCGCGCTGGGAGGATGTAGCGAAAACGACGCGGTCGGCAAAACCTCGAACCCCTCAGGCGGCCAGAGCCAGACGAGCGGCCCGGCCTACGAGCGGCCGGAGCTTGCGCTCTCCCCGTTCGACCAAGCGGCGGCCGGCGGCGAAAACGGCGTGAGCATCGACGCTTCAAACCTGGCGAAAGGCTACGTGGCCGTCTCGGCAACTGCATCAACCCGCTTGAAGCTCCAAGTTTCGTTTGAGGGTTCGGAAACGCAGTATTATTTCGATCTGCCCAGCGACGGCACGCCCATCTCGTGCCCTCTCGTTCAAGGCAGCGGCGCGTACACGTTCACCGTCTGGGAAAACACTACCGGACAACGGTATTCGGAGCTGTACTCGCTCGCCGACCAGCCTGTGACGCTGGCTGACGAATTCCAACCGTTCATCCGACCGAGCGTCTACTGCGACTACGACGCATCCAGCAAAAGCACGCAGCTGGCGAACGACCTGTCCGCCGACGCCCAGAACGAGGGCGACGTGGTGCGCGGGATCTACGACTGGATCGTTGAAAATATCGCATACGACGAGGACAAAGCCGCTCGGCTTGCCGATGCGACGGGCTACCTTCCCAACCCCGATTCGTGCATCGCCGACGGCGCGGGCATCTGCTTCGACTACGCATCGTTGGCGGCCGCCATGCTGCGCAGCCAAGGGATCCCCTGCAAGATAATCACCGGGTACGTATCGCCCGATAATATATACCACGCTTGGAACATGGTGTATATTGACGGCACATGGGTCGATGCCCATATCGATATCAAGCAGAACACGTGGACGCGTATCGATACGACGTTCGCGGCCGGAAGCGGGTCGAGCTACGTGGGAGACGGAATCGCGTACACCGACCTCTACACGTACTGA
- a CDS encoding DUF4860 domain-containing protein — MVQTLIQATGSNRSSEARDGKARGRAFITLLFAVIALFLLLALLVGTSAYRAANDVRSSSDNTRLGLSLIANSIRATDGTDAVGVADGPEGLALVLTEHLGNGDYETRLYAYQGAIVEEYTRAGTAFTPEKAREIVRSSTFDFTYTDGLLTVHTDQGSTSVALRSVRGGA; from the coding sequence ATGGTGCAAACGCTGATCCAGGCGACAGGGTCCAACCGCAGCTCCGAAGCCCGCGATGGAAAGGCGCGCGGACGGGCGTTCATCACGCTGCTGTTCGCCGTCATCGCGCTGTTCCTGCTGCTGGCGCTTCTGGTGGGCACGAGCGCCTACCGCGCAGCGAACGATGTGCGCTCTTCCTCTGACAATACCCGACTGGGGCTGTCGTTGATCGCGAACTCCATCCGAGCCACCGACGGGACCGACGCCGTAGGCGTGGCCGACGGTCCCGAAGGGCTGGCGCTCGTGCTGACCGAACACCTGGGCAACGGCGACTACGAGACGCGTTTGTACGCCTACCAGGGGGCAATCGTGGAAGAGTACACGCGCGCCGGAACGGCGTTCACGCCCGAGAAGGCTCGGGAGATCGTGAGGTCTTCCACCTTCGACTTCACCTACACCGACGGCCTGCTGACCGTGCACACCGACCAAGGCTCCACCTCGGTTGCCCTGCGCAGCGTAAGAGGAGGTGCCTGA